Proteins from one Hoplias malabaricus isolate fHopMal1 chromosome 2, fHopMal1.hap1, whole genome shotgun sequence genomic window:
- the mtmr2 gene encoding myotubularin-related protein 2 isoform X3, with product MDPNSNGESQSSRQASLDSLSSYSTSRSDTSFQTRGQSFLSEQKNDDSPQIRVKRTPSSMKNDVELLPREVIQDVGKDVTYICPFLGALRGTMTVTNYRLFFRGINREPVFVLDVALGVISRVEKITSVSSRGDVSYVLVCKDMRNLRFVHKEPDDMLKRSVFDILTKFAFPTSHNLSLFAFEYSQDFPESGWKVYDAVAEYRRQGLPNESWRISKVNDHYELCDSYPAVLVVPVTITDDELRRISAFRAKGRIPVLSWLHPESQAAVVRCSQPMSGVAGKRCKDDEKLLQAVMDANAQSHKLFIFDARPSVNAAANKMKGGGCESEDAYQNAELVFLDIHNIHVMRESLRKLKEVVYPNIEESHWLSNLESTHWLEHIKLILAGALRIADKVESGKTSVVVHCSDGWDRTSQLTSLSLLMLDSHFRTILGFQTLIEKEWISFGHRFQQFPAAFEFNEYFLITVLDHLYSCLFGTFLCNSEQQRVKEELGKRSVSLWSLVNSQREEFVNPLFVHSPSHVLLPSVSMRHMQLWVSYYIRWNPRMRPQEPVHRRYKELLAKRAELQKRVEELQREVANRVSASSERAGSPTRSITPVQTFV from the exons ATGGATCCGAATTCCAATGGAGaatcacagagctccaggcAAGCGAGTCTCGACTCTCTGAGcag CTATTCCACGTCTCGGTCGgacacgtcctttcagacccggGGCCAGTCCTTCCTCTCAGAACAAAAAAATGATGATTCTCCTCAAATACGG GTGAAAAGAACACCTTCCTCTATG AAGAATGATGTTGAGTTGTTGCCGAGGGAGGTCATCCAGGACGTGG gtaAAGATGTGACATATATCTGTCCATTTCTGGGAGCTCTCCGGGGGACAATGACAGTCACAAACTACAGGCTGTTCTTCAGAGGAATTAACAGa GAGCCTGTCTTTGTGTTGGACGTTGCTCTAGGAGTGATCAGCAGAGTGGAGAAGATCACCAGTGTGTCCAGCAGAGGGGACGTGTCCTATGTCCTTGTCTGTAAG gatatGAGGAATCTGCGGTTTGTACACAAGGAGCCAGATGATATGTTGAAGAGATCGGTTTttgatattttgaccaaatttGCCTTCCCCACCTCTCACAACTTg TCTCTCTTTGCGTTTGAATACTCTCAGGATTTCCCGGAGAGTGGGTGGAAGGTATACGATGCTGTGGCCGAGTACCGGAGACAG ggTCTCCCTAATGAAAGCTGGAGGATATCGAAGGTTAACGATCACTATGAGCTGTGCGATTCATACCCGGCTGTCCTGGTCGTCCCAGTAACCATCACAGACGATGAGCTGCGACGAATCTCCGCCTTCAGGGCCAAAGGTCGCATTCCG gtgttgtCATGGCTACACCCAGAGAGTCAGGCAGCAGTAGTGCGGTGCAGTCAGCCGATGAGTGGCGTTGCAGGGAAACGCTGTAAAGATGATGAGAAGCTGCTGCAGGCCGTGATGGATGCTAACGCTCAGTCGCACAAACTCTTCATCTTTGACGCCCGACCCAGCGTCAACGCCGCAGCCAACAAG atgAAGGGCGGGGGCTGTGAAAGTGAAGATGCCTATCAGAATGCAGAGCTGGTTTTCCTGGACATTCACAACATCCATGTAATGAGAGAATCACTACGGAAACTAAAGGAGGTTGTTTACCCCAACATCGAGGAATCACATTGGCTCTCAAACCTGGAGTCCACTCATTGGCTGGAGCACATCAAg cTGATCCTGGCTGGTGCTCTGAGAATAGCGGATAAGGTGGAGTCTGGGAAGACCTCGGTGGTGGTGCACTGTAGTGACGGATGGGACAGAACGTCTCAGCTGACCTCGCTCAGTCTCCTGATGCTGGACTCACACTTCAGAACCATCTTAGGCTTCCAGACCCTCATCGAGAAAGAATGGATTAGCTTTGGACACCGGTTCCAACAG tTTCCTGCAGCGTTTGAGTTTAATGAGTATTTCCTGATCACAGTGCTAGATCATCTGTACAGCTGCTTATTTGGAACATTCCTCTGTAACAGTGAACAGCAGAGAGTCAAAGAG gagctgGGAAAACGGAGCGTATCTCTCTGGTCATTGGTGAACAGTCAAAGGGAGGAGTTTGTGAACCCTTTATTTGTTCATAGCCCTTCCCACGTCTTACTGCCCTCTGTCTCCATGAGACACATGCAGCTCTGGGTGTCATACTACATCCGCTGGAATCCCCGCATGAGACCCCAG GAGCCCGTACACCGGCGTTATAAAGAGCTGTTGGCCAAGAGGGCAGAACTTCAGAAGAGGGTGGAGGAGCTTCAGCGAGAAGTAGCCAATCGAGTGTCTGCTTCCTCAGAAAGGGCAGGATCTCCCACCCGCTCTATCACTCCTGTACAAACATTTGTCTGA
- the mtmr2 gene encoding myotubularin-related protein 2 isoform X1, with protein MDPNSNGESQSSRQASLDSLSSYSTSRSDTSFQTRGQSFLSEQKNDDSPQIRVKRTPSSMKNDVELLPREVIQDVGKDVTYICPFLGALRGTMTVTNYRLFFRGINREPVFVLDVALGVISRVEKITSVSSRGDVSYVLVCKDMRNLRFVHKEPDDMLKRSVFDILTKFAFPTSHNLSLFAFEYSQDFPESGWKVYDAVAEYRRQGLPNESWRISKVNDHYELCDSYPAVLVVPVTITDDELRRISAFRAKGRIPVLSWLHPESQAAVVRCSQPMSGVAGKRCKDDEKLLQAVMDANAQSHKLFIFDARPSVNAAANKMKGGGCESEDAYQNAELVFLDIHNIHVMRESLRKLKEVVYPNIEESHWLSNLESTHWLEHIKLILAGALRIADKVESGKTSVVVHCSDGWDRTSQLTSLSLLMLDSHFRTILGFQTLIEKEWISFGHRFQQRVGHGDQNHTDADRSPIFLQFIDCVWQMTQQFPAAFEFNEYFLITVLDHLYSCLFGTFLCNSEQQRVKEELGKRSVSLWSLVNSQREEFVNPLFVHSPSHVLLPSVSMRHMQLWVSYYIRWNPRMRPQEPVHRRYKELLAKRAELQKRVEELQREVANRVSASSERAGSPTRSITPVQTFV; from the exons ATGGATCCGAATTCCAATGGAGaatcacagagctccaggcAAGCGAGTCTCGACTCTCTGAGcag CTATTCCACGTCTCGGTCGgacacgtcctttcagacccggGGCCAGTCCTTCCTCTCAGAACAAAAAAATGATGATTCTCCTCAAATACGG GTGAAAAGAACACCTTCCTCTATG AAGAATGATGTTGAGTTGTTGCCGAGGGAGGTCATCCAGGACGTGG gtaAAGATGTGACATATATCTGTCCATTTCTGGGAGCTCTCCGGGGGACAATGACAGTCACAAACTACAGGCTGTTCTTCAGAGGAATTAACAGa GAGCCTGTCTTTGTGTTGGACGTTGCTCTAGGAGTGATCAGCAGAGTGGAGAAGATCACCAGTGTGTCCAGCAGAGGGGACGTGTCCTATGTCCTTGTCTGTAAG gatatGAGGAATCTGCGGTTTGTACACAAGGAGCCAGATGATATGTTGAAGAGATCGGTTTttgatattttgaccaaatttGCCTTCCCCACCTCTCACAACTTg TCTCTCTTTGCGTTTGAATACTCTCAGGATTTCCCGGAGAGTGGGTGGAAGGTATACGATGCTGTGGCCGAGTACCGGAGACAG ggTCTCCCTAATGAAAGCTGGAGGATATCGAAGGTTAACGATCACTATGAGCTGTGCGATTCATACCCGGCTGTCCTGGTCGTCCCAGTAACCATCACAGACGATGAGCTGCGACGAATCTCCGCCTTCAGGGCCAAAGGTCGCATTCCG gtgttgtCATGGCTACACCCAGAGAGTCAGGCAGCAGTAGTGCGGTGCAGTCAGCCGATGAGTGGCGTTGCAGGGAAACGCTGTAAAGATGATGAGAAGCTGCTGCAGGCCGTGATGGATGCTAACGCTCAGTCGCACAAACTCTTCATCTTTGACGCCCGACCCAGCGTCAACGCCGCAGCCAACAAG atgAAGGGCGGGGGCTGTGAAAGTGAAGATGCCTATCAGAATGCAGAGCTGGTTTTCCTGGACATTCACAACATCCATGTAATGAGAGAATCACTACGGAAACTAAAGGAGGTTGTTTACCCCAACATCGAGGAATCACATTGGCTCTCAAACCTGGAGTCCACTCATTGGCTGGAGCACATCAAg cTGATCCTGGCTGGTGCTCTGAGAATAGCGGATAAGGTGGAGTCTGGGAAGACCTCGGTGGTGGTGCACTGTAGTGACGGATGGGACAGAACGTCTCAGCTGACCTCGCTCAGTCTCCTGATGCTGGACTCACACTTCAGAACCATCTTAGGCTTCCAGACCCTCATCGAGAAAGAATGGATTAGCTTTGGACACCGGTTCCAACAG AGAGTGGGTCATGGTGATCAGAACCACACTGATGCTGATCGCTCGCCGATCTTCCTGCAGTTCATCGACTGCGTGTGGCAGATGACACAACAG tTTCCTGCAGCGTTTGAGTTTAATGAGTATTTCCTGATCACAGTGCTAGATCATCTGTACAGCTGCTTATTTGGAACATTCCTCTGTAACAGTGAACAGCAGAGAGTCAAAGAG gagctgGGAAAACGGAGCGTATCTCTCTGGTCATTGGTGAACAGTCAAAGGGAGGAGTTTGTGAACCCTTTATTTGTTCATAGCCCTTCCCACGTCTTACTGCCCTCTGTCTCCATGAGACACATGCAGCTCTGGGTGTCATACTACATCCGCTGGAATCCCCGCATGAGACCCCAG GAGCCCGTACACCGGCGTTATAAAGAGCTGTTGGCCAAGAGGGCAGAACTTCAGAAGAGGGTGGAGGAGCTTCAGCGAGAAGTAGCCAATCGAGTGTCTGCTTCCTCAGAAAGGGCAGGATCTCCCACCCGCTCTATCACTCCTGTACAAACATTTGTCTGA
- the mtmr2 gene encoding myotubularin-related protein 2 isoform X2, with protein sequence MDPNSNGESQSSRQASLDSLSSYSTSRSDTSFQTRGQSFLSEQKNDDSPQIRVKRTPSSMNDVELLPREVIQDVGKDVTYICPFLGALRGTMTVTNYRLFFRGINREPVFVLDVALGVISRVEKITSVSSRGDVSYVLVCKDMRNLRFVHKEPDDMLKRSVFDILTKFAFPTSHNLSLFAFEYSQDFPESGWKVYDAVAEYRRQGLPNESWRISKVNDHYELCDSYPAVLVVPVTITDDELRRISAFRAKGRIPVLSWLHPESQAAVVRCSQPMSGVAGKRCKDDEKLLQAVMDANAQSHKLFIFDARPSVNAAANKMKGGGCESEDAYQNAELVFLDIHNIHVMRESLRKLKEVVYPNIEESHWLSNLESTHWLEHIKLILAGALRIADKVESGKTSVVVHCSDGWDRTSQLTSLSLLMLDSHFRTILGFQTLIEKEWISFGHRFQQRVGHGDQNHTDADRSPIFLQFIDCVWQMTQQFPAAFEFNEYFLITVLDHLYSCLFGTFLCNSEQQRVKEELGKRSVSLWSLVNSQREEFVNPLFVHSPSHVLLPSVSMRHMQLWVSYYIRWNPRMRPQEPVHRRYKELLAKRAELQKRVEELQREVANRVSASSERAGSPTRSITPVQTFV encoded by the exons ATGGATCCGAATTCCAATGGAGaatcacagagctccaggcAAGCGAGTCTCGACTCTCTGAGcag CTATTCCACGTCTCGGTCGgacacgtcctttcagacccggGGCCAGTCCTTCCTCTCAGAACAAAAAAATGATGATTCTCCTCAAATACGG GTGAAAAGAACACCTTCCTCTATG AATGATGTTGAGTTGTTGCCGAGGGAGGTCATCCAGGACGTGG gtaAAGATGTGACATATATCTGTCCATTTCTGGGAGCTCTCCGGGGGACAATGACAGTCACAAACTACAGGCTGTTCTTCAGAGGAATTAACAGa GAGCCTGTCTTTGTGTTGGACGTTGCTCTAGGAGTGATCAGCAGAGTGGAGAAGATCACCAGTGTGTCCAGCAGAGGGGACGTGTCCTATGTCCTTGTCTGTAAG gatatGAGGAATCTGCGGTTTGTACACAAGGAGCCAGATGATATGTTGAAGAGATCGGTTTttgatattttgaccaaatttGCCTTCCCCACCTCTCACAACTTg TCTCTCTTTGCGTTTGAATACTCTCAGGATTTCCCGGAGAGTGGGTGGAAGGTATACGATGCTGTGGCCGAGTACCGGAGACAG ggTCTCCCTAATGAAAGCTGGAGGATATCGAAGGTTAACGATCACTATGAGCTGTGCGATTCATACCCGGCTGTCCTGGTCGTCCCAGTAACCATCACAGACGATGAGCTGCGACGAATCTCCGCCTTCAGGGCCAAAGGTCGCATTCCG gtgttgtCATGGCTACACCCAGAGAGTCAGGCAGCAGTAGTGCGGTGCAGTCAGCCGATGAGTGGCGTTGCAGGGAAACGCTGTAAAGATGATGAGAAGCTGCTGCAGGCCGTGATGGATGCTAACGCTCAGTCGCACAAACTCTTCATCTTTGACGCCCGACCCAGCGTCAACGCCGCAGCCAACAAG atgAAGGGCGGGGGCTGTGAAAGTGAAGATGCCTATCAGAATGCAGAGCTGGTTTTCCTGGACATTCACAACATCCATGTAATGAGAGAATCACTACGGAAACTAAAGGAGGTTGTTTACCCCAACATCGAGGAATCACATTGGCTCTCAAACCTGGAGTCCACTCATTGGCTGGAGCACATCAAg cTGATCCTGGCTGGTGCTCTGAGAATAGCGGATAAGGTGGAGTCTGGGAAGACCTCGGTGGTGGTGCACTGTAGTGACGGATGGGACAGAACGTCTCAGCTGACCTCGCTCAGTCTCCTGATGCTGGACTCACACTTCAGAACCATCTTAGGCTTCCAGACCCTCATCGAGAAAGAATGGATTAGCTTTGGACACCGGTTCCAACAG AGAGTGGGTCATGGTGATCAGAACCACACTGATGCTGATCGCTCGCCGATCTTCCTGCAGTTCATCGACTGCGTGTGGCAGATGACACAACAG tTTCCTGCAGCGTTTGAGTTTAATGAGTATTTCCTGATCACAGTGCTAGATCATCTGTACAGCTGCTTATTTGGAACATTCCTCTGTAACAGTGAACAGCAGAGAGTCAAAGAG gagctgGGAAAACGGAGCGTATCTCTCTGGTCATTGGTGAACAGTCAAAGGGAGGAGTTTGTGAACCCTTTATTTGTTCATAGCCCTTCCCACGTCTTACTGCCCTCTGTCTCCATGAGACACATGCAGCTCTGGGTGTCATACTACATCCGCTGGAATCCCCGCATGAGACCCCAG GAGCCCGTACACCGGCGTTATAAAGAGCTGTTGGCCAAGAGGGCAGAACTTCAGAAGAGGGTGGAGGAGCTTCAGCGAGAAGTAGCCAATCGAGTGTCTGCTTCCTCAGAAAGGGCAGGATCTCCCACCCGCTCTATCACTCCTGTACAAACATTTGTCTGA